In a genomic window of Halalkalicoccus sp. CG83:
- a CDS encoding ribosome assembly factor SBDS translates to MISLDEAVTARLESHGARFEVLVDPDAALAIKRDEFDGDLEEVIAAEDVFEDASRGDRPAENDLEKVFDTTDPMEIIPEVIKRGEIQITADQRREMQEQKRRRLINRIARNAVNPQMDNAPHPPDRIENALEEAGFRVDPMEPVEAQVDDALDALRPVIPIRFDEVVVAVQLPAEYAGSAQAQIRQFGDLQDEEWQNDGSWVGVLEFPAGMQNEFYDLVNEHTSGTGEIRIVEDEDDLGTR, encoded by the coding sequence ATGATTTCGCTTGACGAGGCGGTGACGGCGCGCCTGGAGTCACACGGCGCGCGGTTCGAGGTGCTCGTCGATCCCGACGCGGCACTCGCGATCAAACGCGACGAGTTCGACGGCGACCTTGAGGAGGTGATCGCCGCCGAGGACGTCTTCGAGGACGCCTCCCGCGGGGACCGTCCCGCCGAGAACGACCTCGAGAAGGTCTTCGACACGACGGACCCGATGGAGATCATCCCCGAGGTGATCAAGCGCGGGGAGATCCAGATCACCGCCGACCAGCGCCGCGAGATGCAGGAGCAGAAGCGCCGCCGGCTGATCAACCGGATCGCGCGCAACGCGGTCAACCCCCAGATGGACAACGCGCCCCACCCGCCGGATCGCATCGAGAACGCCCTCGAGGAGGCCGGCTTCCGAGTCGATCCGATGGAGCCGGTCGAGGCGCAGGTCGACGACGCGCTCGACGCCCTCAGACCGGTGATCCCCATCCGTTTCGACGAAGTGGTGGTCGCGGTGCAGCTACCCGCGGAGTACGCGGGCAGCGCACAGGCACAGATCCGTCAGTTCGGCGACCTGCAGGACGAGGAGTGGCAGAACGACGGCTCGTGGGTGGGCGTACTCGAGTTCCCCGCGGGGATGCAGAACGAGTTCTACGACCTGGTGAACGAGCACACCAGCGGCACCGGCGAGATCCGCATCGTCGAGGACGAGGACGACCTCGGCACGCGCTAG
- a CDS encoding DUF2209 family protein, giving the protein MDISGRHEEADEYLMVAAAVAATIDSNRLRDVGGMGFATAHGQPTLENTLSVSVDAVSALPIVPPGPVVAERGEFYEEPAIGIDPAFESGFKYVESIAERKTVEVAHHAAYAARELLL; this is encoded by the coding sequence ATCGACATCAGCGGTCGCCACGAGGAGGCCGACGAGTACCTCATGGTAGCCGCCGCGGTCGCGGCGACGATCGACTCGAACCGGCTTCGGGACGTCGGAGGGATGGGCTTTGCGACGGCTCACGGCCAGCCCACCCTCGAGAACACGCTGTCGGTCTCGGTCGACGCGGTCTCGGCGCTGCCGATCGTGCCGCCCGGCCCGGTCGTCGCCGAGCGCGGCGAGTTCTACGAGGAGCCCGCGATCGGAATCGATCCCGCCTTCGAGTCCGGCTTCAAGTACGTCGAGAGCATCGCCGAGCGAAAGACCGTCGAGGTCGCCCACCACGCCGCCTACGCAGCCAGAGAACTCCTGTTATGA
- the hflX gene encoding GTPase HflX: MRTIIAKRVDDGVADTEEIRDLVRAAGYTVVDEVTQTRTEDAAYHFGEGKVEELADRVARTDAEAVVFDNRLGPYQIYNIGTKLPEDVEVIDRFTLILDIFGQRAQTKKAQLQVELAELRYELPRVDAKVSLAKREEHPGFMGLGEYDESRERDIKAQISRIKDELESIAKTEEHRREERRQSGFDLVALAGYTNAGKSTLLRQLAADLAVDENEELHPDLDTTAESRDRLFTTLGTTTRRADMERDVLLTDTVGFISDLPHWLVESFRSTLDEVYRADLVLLVVDASEPIEQIREKLVTCHDTLYERNEAPIVTVLNKIDAIDDEELEEKREALSALAPNPVAVSGKEGLNVEALLERIARELPPLERERLMLPMVDETMSLVSWLHDNTRVDEVTYDEDHVLVEFAARPDVVEQSRAKASDLSVPESA; this comes from the coding sequence ATGAGAACGATCATCGCGAAACGAGTGGACGACGGGGTCGCCGACACGGAGGAGATCCGTGATCTGGTCCGTGCGGCCGGCTACACCGTCGTCGACGAGGTCACACAGACACGAACCGAGGACGCCGCCTACCACTTCGGAGAGGGGAAGGTGGAGGAGTTGGCGGACCGCGTCGCCCGAACCGACGCCGAGGCGGTCGTCTTCGACAACCGCCTGGGCCCCTACCAGATCTACAACATCGGAACCAAACTCCCCGAGGACGTCGAGGTGATCGACCGATTCACGCTGATCCTCGACATCTTCGGCCAGCGCGCCCAGACAAAGAAGGCACAGCTCCAGGTCGAGCTCGCCGAGCTTCGCTACGAGTTGCCACGAGTCGACGCGAAGGTGAGCCTCGCGAAGCGCGAGGAGCACCCGGGATTCATGGGGCTCGGCGAGTACGACGAGTCGCGCGAGCGCGACATCAAGGCCCAGATCAGCCGTATCAAGGACGAGCTCGAGAGCATCGCCAAGACCGAGGAACACCGACGGGAGGAACGCCGCCAGTCGGGGTTCGATCTCGTCGCGCTCGCGGGCTACACCAACGCCGGCAAGTCGACGCTGCTCAGACAGCTGGCCGCCGATCTCGCGGTCGACGAGAACGAGGAACTCCACCCCGACCTCGACACCACCGCGGAGTCGCGCGACCGGCTGTTCACGACGCTCGGCACGACGACCCGCCGGGCCGACATGGAGCGCGACGTCCTGCTCACCGACACGGTGGGGTTCATCAGCGATCTTCCCCACTGGCTCGTCGAGTCGTTCCGCTCGACGCTCGACGAGGTCTATCGTGCGGATCTCGTCCTCCTCGTGGTGGACGCGAGCGAGCCGATCGAGCAGATCCGGGAGAAGCTCGTCACCTGTCACGATACGCTCTACGAGCGAAACGAGGCGCCGATCGTCACCGTCCTGAACAAGATCGACGCGATCGACGACGAGGAACTCGAGGAGAAGCGCGAGGCACTCTCGGCGCTCGCGCCGAACCCCGTCGCGGTCAGCGGTAAGGAGGGGCTGAACGTCGAGGCGCTGTTGGAACGGATCGCACGGGAGCTCCCGCCGCTCGAACGCGAGCGGCTGATGCTCCCGATGGTTGACGAGACGATGAGCCTCGTCTCGTGGCTCCACGACAACACCCGCGTCGACGAGGTGACCTACGACGAG